One window of Mucilaginibacter inviolabilis genomic DNA carries:
- a CDS encoding GNAT family N-acetyltransferase, with the protein MTDNNIIITKAKIADADMLLAFSRKTFFDSFAHLNTPENMEAYAANAFTLPRVQAELNNPDSHFYFAMLNGIITGYIKINIGAAQTDIQDSNTLEVERIYVSAEYHGKKIGHQLLDFAFKTAQDSGFKYVWLGVWEHNHKALSFYEKHGFKVFGSHPFMLGNDKQTDLLMKKEL; encoded by the coding sequence ATGACGGATAATAATATCATTATAACAAAAGCTAAAATTGCTGATGCCGATATGCTTTTGGCCTTCAGCAGAAAAACATTTTTTGATTCCTTTGCGCATCTCAATACGCCAGAAAACATGGAGGCTTATGCAGCCAACGCATTTACACTGCCGCGGGTACAGGCTGAATTAAACAATCCGGATTCGCACTTTTATTTTGCTATGCTTAACGGGATCATTACCGGGTATATCAAAATAAATATAGGTGCAGCACAAACCGACATTCAGGATAGTAATACACTGGAAGTAGAACGTATTTATGTTTCGGCTGAATATCATGGTAAAAAGATAGGTCACCAATTGCTAGACTTTGCTTTTAAAACAGCACAAGACAGTGGTTTTAAATATGTTTGGCTGGGGGTTTGGGAACACAATCATAAAGCCTTAAGTTTTTATGAAAAGCATGGCTTCAAAGTATTTGGTAGTCACCCTTTTATGTTAGGGAACGACAAGCAAACCGACCTGTTAATGAAGAAAGAACTATAG